One window of Bos indicus isolate NIAB-ARS_2022 breed Sahiwal x Tharparkar chromosome 18, NIAB-ARS_B.indTharparkar_mat_pri_1.0, whole genome shotgun sequence genomic DNA carries:
- the LOC109571614 gene encoding zinc finger protein 606, whose product MAAINPWGSWGILMDQSWGMTTVDPWASWALCPQDSTWQMEETAEERRRAPGLPTAQAQEPVTFNDVAVDFTQEEWGQLDLVQRTLYRDVMLETYGHLLSVGNQITKPEVISLLEQGEEPWSMEPAYPLQGTCPEWMKNLESKALIPTQSILEEEQSHSMKLERYIWDDPWFSRLEVLGCKDQLEMYHVNQSTAMRQMVFMQKQILSQRGSEFCELGAGCSQSLNIVPSQKVSQVEHFYKPDVNAESWRCNSAIMYTDKITCENNEYDKAFYQSMQPVHPARVQTGDNLLKCTDTVKSFNHILHFGDHMGMHTGEKLYEYKECHQIFNQSPSFNDPGIHIGGNQYDYKEYENIFYFSSFMEHQKIGTVEKAYKYNEWEKVFGYDSFLTQHTSTYATEKPYEYNECGTSFIWSSYLIQHKKTHTGDKPYECDKCGKVFRNRSALTKHERTHTGIKPYECNKCGKAFSWNSHLIVHKRIHTGEKPYVCNECGKSFNWNSHLIGHQRTHTGEKPFECTECGKSFSWSSHLIAHMRMHTGEKPFKCDECEKAFRDYSALSKHERTHSGAKPYKCTECGKSFSWSSHLIAHQRTHTGEKPYNCQECGKAFRERSALTKHEIIHSGIKPYECNKCGKSCSQMAHLVRHQRTHTGEKPYECNKCGKSFSQSCHLVAHRRIHTGEKPYKCNQCERSFNCSSHLIAHRRTHTGEKPYRCNECGKAFNESSSLIVHLRNHTGEKPYKCNHCEKAFCKNSSLIIHQRMHSGEKRFICNNCGKAFTGHSALLQHQRIHSEEKLCELN is encoded by the exons GAACCAGTGACCTTCAATGATGTGGCTGTGGACTTCACACAAGAGGAGTGGGGGCAGCTGGACCTTGTTCAGAGGACCCTGTACCGTGACGTGATGCTGGAGACCTATGGGCACCTGCTCTCTGTAG GGAATCAGATCACCAAGCCTGAGGTCATCTCCCTGTTGGAGCAAGGAGAAGAGCCATGGTCAATGGAACCAGCATATCCTCTTCAAGGCACTTGTCCAG aatggatgaaaaatcttgaaagcaaagcATTGATCCCAACACAGAGCATACTTGAGGAGGAACAGTCCCATAGCATGAAGTTGGAGAGATACATATGGGATGATCCTTGGTTCTCCAGGTTAGAAGTTTTGGGATGTAAAGACCAATTAGAAATGTATCACGTGAACCAGAGTACAGCTATGAGGCAGATGGTCTTCATGCAAAAGCAGATACTATCTCAAAGAGGCTCTGAGTTCTGTGAACTTGGAGCAGGGTGTAGCCAGAGCTTAAACATTGTTCCATCTCAGAAAGTTTCTCAAGTAGAACATTTCTATAAGCCTGATGTAAATGCTGAAAGTTGGAGATGTAACTCAGCCATAATGTATACTGATAAGATTACCTGTGAAAATAATGAGTATGACAAAGCCTTCTACCAGTCCATGCAGCCTGTTCACCCTGCAAGGGTACAAACTGgagataatcttttaaaatgtactgaTACTGTTAAATCTTTCAATCATATACTGCATTTTGGTGATCATATGGGAATGCATACAGGAGAAAAACTCTATGAATATAAGGAATGCCATCAAATCTTTAACCAGAGCCCATCATTTAATGATCCGGGAATTCATATTGGAGGAAACCAGTATGAttacaaagaatatgaaaacatctTTTACTTTTCATCCTTTATGGAACATCAAAAAATTGGTACTGTAGAGAAAGCATATAAATACAACGAATGGGAGAAAGTCTTTGGGTATGACTCCTTCCTTACACAACATACAAGCACTTACGCTACAGAGAAGCCTTATGAATATAATGAATGTGGAACATCTTTCATCTGGAGTTCTTACCTTATCCAACATAAGAAAACTCATACTGGAGATAAACCCTATGAATGTGATAAATGTGGAAAGGTTTTTAGGAATCGTTCAGCCCTTACTAAACATGAACGGACTCACACTGGAATAAAACCTTATGAATGTAATaaatgtggaaaagccttcagcTGGAATTCTCATCTTATTGTACATAAGAGaattcatacaggagagaaaccttatgtatgtaatgaatgtgggaagTCTTTCAACTGGAACTCCCATCTTATTGGGCATCAGAgaactcatactggagagaaacctttcGAATGTActgaatgtgggaaatctttcAGCTGGAGCTCCCATCTGATTGCCCATATGAGAAtgcatactggagagaagccctttAAATGTGATGAATGTGAAAAAGCTTTTAGGGATTACTCAGCCCTTAGTAAACATGAAAGAACTCACTCGGGAGCAAAACCATATAAATGTACTgaatgtggaaaatccttcagctGGAGCTCCCACCTTATTGCCCATCAGAGAACTCATACGGGAGAGAAACCCTATAACTGTCAGGAATGTGGCAAAGCATTCAGAGAACGTTCAGCCCTAACTAAACATGAAATAATTCATTCTGGGATTAAGCCCTATGAATGCAATAAATGTGGAAAATCCTGTAGCCAAATGGCTCACCTTGTTAGACATCAAAGAACTCATACTGGAGAAAAGCCCTATGAATGCAATaaatgtggaaaatccttcagccAGAGCTGTCACCTTGTTGCTCATCGGAGAATCCACACTGGTGAGAAACCCTACAAATGTAATCAATGTGAAAGATCCTTTAACTGTAGCTCTCATCTTATTGCTCACCGGAgaactcatactggagagaaaccatacagATGTAACGAGTGTGGAAAAGCATTTAATGAGAGTTCTTCCCTTATTGTACATCTGAGAAACCATACTGGAGAAAAACCCTACAAATGTAATCATTGTGAGAAAGCTTTCTGTAAGAATTCTTCTCTTATTATTCATCAGAGAATGCATAGTGGAGAGAAACGCTTTATATGCAACAACTGCGGAAAAGCCTTTACTGGTCACTCAGCCCTCCTCCAACACCAGAGAATTCATAGTGAAGAGAAACTCTGTGAATTGAATTGa